The following DNA comes from Alienimonas californiensis.
AGCCGCAGCGGCGGACCGCTTCGCCCATCGCCTCGGCGATGCAGCCGCATTGGCCAGGGGAGAACGTCAGCAGGTCGTATCGCAGCTTCTCGGCGGCTCGCTCGTAAAACGCTCGAATCTCCCGCCCCGCCGGTTGGACCGTTCTCCGCCCTTGATGGAGCGGCCCCAATTCCCGGAGCGAACGGACGGAGATTGCTTTCGACATGCTCCCCCGCGGATCGTTGGGAAGCCACCACCCGTACGCGGTCCAGATGAGGTGGTACGCGGCGACCATCGCTCGGTCCTCACGGGGAGAGTCACCCGCGAAACCGCAAGCGGGACGGCCCTACGCTTGCGGTTTCGCGGGTTCATAACAAGCGACCACGCTCACTCCGGGAACCGGTCGAACTTGCCCAGCACGGTCAGGCCGCCCTCGGTGACGGTGAAGCCCCGGGCCCGGTCGGCTTTGGGGTCGACGCCCACGCTGGCGCCCTCCGGGACCGTGACGCCTTTATCGAGGATCGCCCGCCGCACGACCGCCCGGCGGCCGACGGTCACGCCGTCCAGCAGCACGCTGTCGGTCACGTGGGCGTAGCTGTTCACCCGAACGCCGGGGCTCAGCACGCTACGTTCGACCCGCCCGCCGCTGACGATGCACCCGGTGCAGACCAGGCTGTCCAGCGCCACGCCGGCCCGGGGCGGATGGTCGCCGTCGGAGACCTCCTCCGCGAACACGAACTTCGGCGGCGGGTAGTTCTCCCGCCAAGTGCGGATCGGCCAGTCCGGGTCGTACAGGTTCAGGTTCGGGGAGACCTGCACCAGATCCATGTTCGCCTCGTACAGGGCGTCCAGCGTGCCGACGTCCCGCCAGTAGCCGGTGCCCTCGCCGGTGGCCCCGAGGTTGCCGTCGCCGAACGGGTAGGCCCGGACGTGGGAGCGGGTGATGATGTCCGGCAGAATGTCCTTGCCGAAGTCATGCGAGCTGCCCGGCACGGTGGCGTCGCGGCACAATTCCTCGAACAGGAACGCCGCGTCGAAGGCGTAGATGCCCATCGAAGCCAGGCAGATGTCCGCCCGGCCCGGCATCGGCGTGGGATCGGCGGGCTTCTCGGCGAACTCCACCACCCGGCGGCGCTCGTCGATGCCCATCACCCCGAACGACTGTCCCTCCTCCAGCGAGACCGGCAGGCAGCCCACCGTCGCCGCGGCTCCGGCGTTGAGGTGATCGCGGATCAGCGCCGCGTAGTCCATCTTGTAGATGTGGTCCCCGGAGAGGATCAGCACGACGTCCGGGCGGCTTTGCTCGATCGTGTAGATGTTCTGGTACACGGCGTCGGCGGTGCCCTGGTACCACTCCTCGCTGAGCCGCTGCTGCGGGGGGAGTACGT
Coding sequences within:
- the glgC gene encoding glucose-1-phosphate adenylyltransferase, giving the protein MTLSSPPVPGLPTTPPGVGVAAPAALPRVTVLILAGGKGSRLEPLSRDRAKPAVPFGGCYRIIDFALSNCLNSGLRRALVLTQYKAASLDRHINQGWRFLSRELDEWVDVLPPQQRLSEEWYQGTADAVYQNIYTIEQSRPDVVLILSGDHIYKMDYAALIRDHLNAGAAATVGCLPVSLEEGQSFGVMGIDERRRVVEFAEKPADPTPMPGRADICLASMGIYAFDAAFLFEELCRDATVPGSSHDFGKDILPDIITRSHVRAYPFGDGNLGATGEGTGYWRDVGTLDALYEANMDLVQVSPNLNLYDPDWPIRTWRENYPPPKFVFAEEVSDGDHPPRAGVALDSLVCTGCIVSGGRVERSVLSPGVRVNSYAHVTDSVLLDGVTVGRRAVVRRAILDKGVTVPEGASVGVDPKADRARGFTVTEGGLTVLGKFDRFPE